From Proteiniborus sp. MB09-C3, the proteins below share one genomic window:
- a CDS encoding electron transfer flavoprotein subunit alpha yields the protein MAVKIIGEKCTGCSTCVDACPFEAIELNEGKAYIKDNCTSCGTCIEACPFEAIVKEEEIKAEADDISKYKGVWVFAEQREGKLLNVVVELLGEGRKIADKLGVPLTAVLLGNNINDIAEKLVKYGADVVLYAESKLLEIYTTDGYAKVISELVKDRKPEIILIGATNIGRDLGPRLSAKVHTGLTADCTRLEIDEEDNKLLMTRPAFGGNLMATIICPDHRPQMSTVRPGVMERAKYDESRKGKIELIDAKLSQEDIKASVESVVKSGKAEVPLEEAKIIVAGGRGLGTHEGFELVEKLAKKLGGVVGASRATVDEGWIEHSHQVGQTGKTVRPKLYVACGISGAIQHLAGMQDAECIIAINKNPDAPIFKIADYGIVGDVTEIIPAILEVLDNVDDIVTAVKAVGNNV from the coding sequence ATGGCTGTTAAAATTATAGGAGAAAAGTGTACTGGCTGCTCCACATGTGTTGATGCATGTCCCTTTGAAGCCATAGAGCTTAATGAAGGTAAGGCTTATATAAAAGATAATTGTACGTCATGTGGCACTTGTATAGAAGCATGTCCATTTGAAGCAATTGTTAAAGAAGAGGAAATTAAAGCTGAAGCAGATGATATATCTAAGTATAAGGGAGTATGGGTTTTCGCGGAGCAGAGAGAGGGAAAGCTTTTGAATGTTGTAGTTGAGCTTTTAGGAGAAGGTAGAAAAATAGCTGATAAGCTAGGAGTTCCATTGACAGCGGTTTTATTGGGAAACAATATAAATGATATTGCGGAAAAGCTAGTGAAATACGGTGCAGATGTGGTATTATATGCTGAAAGCAAACTGCTAGAAATATATACTACAGATGGATATGCAAAAGTTATATCAGAATTAGTCAAAGACAGAAAACCTGAAATCATTTTAATAGGTGCTACTAATATAGGTAGAGACTTAGGTCCTAGACTTTCTGCAAAGGTACATACAGGCCTTACTGCAGATTGTACAAGACTAGAAATTGATGAAGAAGATAACAAGCTATTGATGACTAGACCTGCTTTTGGTGGAAACTTAATGGCTACTATAATTTGTCCTGACCATAGACCACAAATGTCTACAGTTAGACCAGGGGTAATGGAAAGAGCAAAATATGATGAAAGCAGAAAAGGCAAGATAGAGTTAATAGATGCTAAACTAAGCCAAGAGGATATTAAAGCTTCAGTTGAAAGTGTAGTTAAATCAGGCAAAGCAGAAGTTCCACTAGAGGAAGCTAAGATAATAGTGGCAGGTGGAAGAGGCTTAGGAACTCATGAAGGATTTGAATTAGTAGAAAAACTAGCTAAAAAACTAGGAGGAGTTGTAGGAGCTTCCAGAGCCACTGTGGATGAAGGATGGATTGAGCATTCTCATCAGGTAGGTCAAACAGGTAAAACTGTAAGACCTAAGCTTTATGTAGCATGTGGTATTTCAGGAGCTATTCAACACTTGGCAGGTATGCAGGATGCTGAATGTATAATAGCAATAAATAAAAATCCTGATGCTCCAATATTTAAAATAGCCGACTATGGCATAGTTGGTGATGTAACTGAAATAATTCCAGCAATCCTTGAAGTATTAGACAATGTAGATGATATAGTTACCGCTGTCAAGGCCGTAGGAAATAATGTTTAA
- a CDS encoding methyl-accepting chemotaxis protein yields the protein MKSTKTKSKTKSIKTSIIASILVCTVLLSVIVGAVSIFVSSKVIMKEAHKNILLAATSNVNKLDQSIGHFESSVNVITSTIASTGDIISTLDNPEASERYLNSIDLLVKNVANTDENIESVFVYFRPDLTEGFKYVDYDRVEGTGNFSKITDLRAEDYNERKDSNMWFYDVIDQKKSIWSHPFIDEKSNTELINFSSPIISNNQVVGIVGIDIKFEDFKKLVNEIKVFDTGYAFLLNEEYDYLIHPTLTVNENIGTINNGQYKYIVDTIENNGSDVLETFFGGENKLLGYARTTNGYSLIVIAPVVEIYKDMYSLITLLIVILIIGILLSVIVAFLFGNRISSPIASLTGFINRTSEFDLVEQDDNKKDNLYSRRDETGLMASSISKMRKALREIVQNISQNSNQLSMYSKRLVTATDETSMALQEVARAIEEMAAGATEQAKETQAGTEQLLILAKEINDIEESSSRLKSFSDEMSKQSIEGVEKIKILQDKFSLNAKLAIEVSNNINDLSDQSNSIHEIVNTIQSISEQTNLLALNASIEAARAGENGRGFAVVAEEIRKLAEQSARYSDEIESIISDIRESMSKTKTNVDMFNQIFNESNVAMGENDKAFRLIYESIEKSIQQINMLLEKVKIVDKTKNSVVSSIESISAISEESAASTQQVSATTEEQTATIESIAQMAIDLQEVVDELNTLVGTFKL from the coding sequence GTGAAAAGCACTAAAACTAAAAGTAAGACTAAAAGCATCAAGACTAGTATTATTGCATCTATATTAGTCTGTACTGTGCTATTATCAGTAATAGTTGGCGCAGTAAGTATATTTGTCAGTAGCAAAGTAATCATGAAGGAGGCGCACAAAAACATTTTATTGGCTGCCACTAGCAATGTGAATAAGCTAGATCAGTCTATAGGTCATTTTGAAAGTTCAGTAAATGTCATTACTTCAACAATAGCTAGTACTGGAGACATTATCTCTACACTAGATAACCCAGAGGCTTCAGAGCGTTACTTAAACAGTATTGATCTCCTAGTAAAAAATGTAGCAAATACAGATGAGAATATAGAAAGTGTATTTGTTTATTTTAGACCTGACTTAACTGAAGGCTTCAAATACGTAGATTATGACAGAGTTGAAGGCACAGGTAATTTTAGCAAGATAACAGACCTTAGAGCTGAAGATTATAACGAAAGAAAAGATAGCAATATGTGGTTCTATGACGTAATTGACCAGAAAAAAAGCATTTGGTCACATCCGTTTATAGATGAAAAATCTAATACTGAGCTAATAAACTTTTCTTCTCCTATAATATCAAATAATCAAGTCGTAGGTATTGTAGGTATAGACATCAAATTTGAGGATTTTAAAAAGCTTGTAAATGAAATTAAAGTCTTTGATACAGGATATGCTTTTCTTCTAAATGAAGAATATGATTACTTAATCCACCCAACACTAACTGTTAATGAAAATATCGGTACAATAAATAATGGTCAGTATAAGTATATTGTGGATACTATTGAAAATAATGGTTCAGATGTACTGGAAACATTTTTTGGAGGAGAGAACAAGTTATTAGGTTATGCTAGAACTACTAACGGATATTCTTTAATAGTTATCGCCCCAGTAGTGGAAATATATAAGGATATGTATTCATTAATAACACTTCTTATTGTAATCCTTATAATAGGAATACTCTTATCAGTTATTGTAGCATTTTTATTCGGTAATAGAATTTCGTCACCTATAGCTAGCTTGACAGGATTTATTAACAGAACATCTGAGTTTGATTTAGTAGAGCAGGATGACAATAAAAAAGATAATCTATACTCTCGTAGAGATGAGACAGGCTTGATGGCATCATCAATAAGCAAAATGAGAAAAGCTTTAAGGGAAATAGTTCAAAATATTTCACAGAATTCTAATCAATTAAGTATGTACTCAAAACGACTAGTCACTGCAACTGATGAAACCTCTATGGCGCTTCAAGAAGTAGCAAGGGCTATAGAAGAAATGGCAGCAGGAGCAACAGAGCAAGCTAAGGAGACTCAAGCAGGTACAGAGCAGCTACTAATCCTTGCTAAGGAAATAAATGATATAGAAGAAAGCTCTTCTCGATTAAAGAGCTTTTCAGATGAAATGAGTAAGCAAAGCATTGAAGGCGTGGAAAAAATAAAAATTCTTCAGGACAAATTTAGCTTAAATGCAAAGCTTGCCATTGAAGTTTCTAATAATATAAACGATTTATCTGATCAATCTAACTCTATTCACGAGATAGTAAATACTATTCAATCCATATCTGAGCAAACAAATCTGCTTGCATTAAACGCTTCCATTGAAGCAGCTAGAGCAGGAGAAAATGGCAGAGGATTTGCTGTTGTTGCAGAGGAAATAAGAAAGCTTGCAGAACAATCTGCACGATACTCAGATGAGATTGAAAGCATCATATCAGATATACGTGAAAGCATGTCTAAAACTAAAACAAATGTAGATATGTTTAATCAAATTTTCAACGAATCCAATGTGGCAATGGGTGAAAATGACAAAGCCTTTAGATTGATTTATGAATCCATAGAGAAATCTATTCAACAAATAAACATGCTTTTAGAAAAAGTAAAAATAGTTGATAAAACTAAAAATAGTGTTGTATCTTCTATAGAAAGTATTTCTGCAATATCTGAAGAATCAGCAGCTTCTACACAGCAAGTGTCTGCAACAACTGAGGAACAAACTGCTACAATAGAAAGTATTGCACAGATGGCTATAGATTTACAAGAGGTTGTTGATGAGTTGAATACTCTTGTAGGTACATTTAAATTATAA
- a CDS encoding Glu/Leu/Phe/Val dehydrogenase, which yields MAEKTLNPFEIVQQQIRSACDKLGAEEAVYELLKQPLRTLEVNFPVKMDDGSIRVFTGYRAQHNDALGPAKGGVRFHPGVNFDEVKALSAWMTFKCGVVGVPYGGGKGGIIVDPSELSQGELERLSRAYIIAISPVIGEKKDIPAPDVGTNPQVMSWMADEYSKMRGENVPGIITGKPVAYGGSLARHEATGYGVALMMREAAKKNGLDLKGLKVAVQGFGNVGSFAALYAEELGAKVVAISDFSCCLVDENGIDVKALGAYAANNKNKFITGYGNGTRELNREEIFGIECDIFSPCALENSITSQTVDKIKARIVVEGANGPTTPEANKALNEKGVFVVPDILSNAGGVTVSYFEWVQNLMNHYWPFDEVQEKQEQLMVKAFNEIISLKEQYNVDMRTAAYMISIKKVADAMKLRGWY from the coding sequence ATGGCAGAAAAAACTTTAAATCCTTTTGAAATTGTTCAGCAGCAAATTAGGTCAGCTTGTGACAAGCTGGGGGCTGAAGAGGCTGTTTACGAACTGCTTAAGCAACCTCTAAGAACACTGGAAGTAAATTTCCCAGTTAAAATGGACGATGGAAGCATTAGAGTATTTACAGGCTACAGAGCGCAACATAACGATGCTCTTGGTCCAGCAAAAGGAGGAGTAAGATTTCACCCAGGGGTTAACTTCGATGAAGTGAAAGCTCTATCAGCTTGGATGACATTTAAATGTGGAGTAGTGGGAGTTCCATATGGTGGAGGAAAAGGCGGAATTATAGTTGATCCTTCAGAATTATCTCAAGGGGAATTAGAAAGACTTTCTAGAGCTTACATAATAGCTATATCACCTGTTATTGGTGAAAAGAAGGACATACCGGCACCTGATGTTGGTACTAATCCACAAGTAATGTCTTGGATGGCAGACGAATATTCTAAGATGAGAGGCGAAAATGTTCCAGGAATAATTACTGGCAAACCTGTTGCTTATGGCGGTTCATTAGCAAGACATGAGGCTACTGGATATGGAGTTGCTTTGATGATGAGAGAAGCAGCTAAGAAAAATGGTCTAGATTTGAAAGGCTTAAAGGTAGCTGTTCAAGGCTTTGGTAATGTTGGTAGCTTTGCTGCATTATATGCTGAGGAACTAGGTGCCAAGGTTGTTGCTATTTCTGACTTTTCTTGTTGTTTAGTTGATGAAAATGGAATTGATGTAAAAGCATTAGGAGCATATGCTGCTAATAATAAAAATAAATTTATAACTGGTTATGGCAATGGTACGAGAGAACTTAATAGAGAAGAAATATTTGGAATAGAATGTGATATCTTTTCACCATGTGCACTAGAAAACTCTATAACAAGTCAAACTGTAGATAAAATAAAAGCAAGAATTGTTGTTGAAGGGGCGAACGGACCTACTACCCCTGAAGCAAATAAAGCTCTTAATGAAAAAGGAGTGTTTGTAGTACCTGACATCTTATCTAATGCTGGCGGAGTAACTGTATCATACTTTGAATGGGTACAAAATCTAATGAATCACTACTGGCCATTTGATGAAGTACAAGAAAAACAAGAGCAATTAATGGTTAAAGCATTTAATGAGATAATCAGTCTAAAGGAACAATACAATGTTGATATGAGAACTGCCGCATATATGATATCAATTAAAAAGGTAGCAGATGCAATGAAGCTAAGAGGATGGTATTAA